The following are encoded together in the Cyanobacterium aponinum PCC 10605 genome:
- the urtC gene encoding urea ABC transporter permease subunit UrtC: MTNITFSQVRQEQKRKILIEIAIAVGAIIILSLILPLILSPFRLQLLGRFLALTIVALGIDLIWGYTGLLSLGHGIFFALGGYGIAMHLKLQLPDGQLPEFFTLYGVSDLPWFWKPFYSFPFTVVAIFVIPAIVAGILGYLVFRNRIKGVYFSIITQAALIVFFNFFNGQQKLINGTNGLKTDTETIFGVVASSQTAQFAFYQFTILFLLLAYLLCRWLTSGRFGRLLIAIRDDENRVRFSGYNPTGFKVLVFAVSGAIAGISGALYTLQTGIITPSIMEVAFSIEMVIWVAVGGRGTLLGAIIGTLLVRFGQTFLSEEFPEIWLFFQGALFLMVVTVLPDGIVGWWNNWAWIKLKSVLGLQPKLSTYPAIEQNPEVEMEKENIG, translated from the coding sequence GTGACTAATATTACGTTTTCTCAAGTTAGACAAGAACAAAAGCGTAAAATTCTAATAGAAATAGCTATAGCCGTTGGGGCAATAATTATTCTGTCGTTGATTTTGCCTCTTATACTCAGTCCTTTTCGATTGCAGTTGTTGGGTAGGTTTTTAGCTTTGACTATTGTTGCTTTAGGGATTGATTTAATTTGGGGATACACGGGTTTACTCAGCTTAGGTCATGGAATTTTCTTTGCTTTAGGTGGTTATGGTATTGCCATGCACCTTAAATTACAATTACCCGATGGGCAGTTACCAGAATTTTTTACTCTTTATGGTGTGAGTGATTTACCTTGGTTTTGGAAGCCTTTTTACTCTTTCCCTTTTACCGTTGTTGCCATTTTTGTGATTCCCGCCATTGTTGCTGGTATATTGGGATATTTAGTTTTTCGTAATCGCATCAAAGGGGTTTATTTTTCGATTATTACTCAAGCGGCACTCATTGTCTTTTTTAATTTTTTTAACGGGCAACAGAAATTAATTAATGGTACTAATGGTTTAAAAACAGATACTGAAACTATTTTTGGTGTGGTTGCTAGTTCTCAAACTGCTCAATTTGCCTTTTATCAATTTACAATTCTTTTTTTACTTTTGGCTTATCTTCTTTGTCGTTGGTTAACCAGTGGCAGATTCGGACGTTTATTGATAGCTATTCGAGATGATGAAAATAGAGTTAGGTTTTCTGGCTATAATCCTACAGGATTTAAGGTTTTAGTATTTGCGGTTTCAGGTGCGATCGCAGGAATTTCAGGAGCTTTATATACTCTACAAACAGGGATTATAACTCCTAGTATTATGGAAGTTGCTTTCTCCATTGAAATGGTTATTTGGGTTGCCGTTGGCGGTAGGGGAACATTATTAGGGGCGATAATTGGTACTTTATTAGTAAGATTCGGACAAACATTCCTGAGTGAAGAATTTCCAGAAATTTGGCTTTTCTTTCAGGGGGCATTATTCCTGATGGTAGTAACGGTATTACCTGATGGTATTGTCGGGTGGTGGAATAATTGGGCATGGATTAAATTAAAATCAGTTCTGGGCTTACAACCCAAACTCAGCACTTATCCTGCCATTGAACAAAATCCTGAAGTTGAGATGGAAAAAGAAAACATTGGTTAA
- the larB gene encoding nickel pincer cofactor biosynthesis protein LarB codes for MVDRTSLEILLKQIAEGKITPSEGVEKLKYLNFEAIDNFAKIDHHRQLRTGFPEVIWSQGKTPEQIRQIIHVMRQNSPLVMATRLEADVAETLQEQIQDLRYYPLAKIAAIGQNSNKYKGKISIVTAGTADLPVAEEAAITGELCGFTVERLWDVGVAGIHRLLNHRHLITQADILIVVAGMEGALPSVVAGLANCPVIAVPTSIGYGTSFGGLSALLTMLNSCATGIGVVNIDNGFGAAMLAGQILRLANRFSEKKE; via the coding sequence ATGGTCGATCGCACCTCATTAGAGATACTATTAAAACAGATAGCAGAAGGAAAAATTACACCCAGTGAAGGGGTGGAAAAACTGAAATATTTGAATTTTGAAGCCATAGACAACTTTGCAAAAATTGATCATCATCGTCAGCTACGCACGGGCTTTCCAGAAGTGATTTGGAGTCAGGGCAAAACTCCAGAACAAATTAGACAAATTATCCATGTCATGAGACAAAATTCTCCCCTTGTGATGGCCACCCGTTTAGAAGCTGATGTAGCTGAAACTTTACAAGAACAGATACAAGATTTGCGTTACTACCCTCTGGCAAAAATAGCTGCGATCGGGCAAAATAGCAATAAATACAAGGGTAAAATTTCGATCGTGACTGCGGGTACAGCCGACTTGCCAGTAGCCGAAGAAGCCGCTATAACAGGGGAATTATGTGGATTTACCGTTGAGCGTTTATGGGATGTGGGAGTGGCAGGAATACATCGTTTATTAAATCATCGTCATCTCATCACCCAAGCAGATATTTTAATAGTGGTGGCGGGAATGGAAGGGGCTTTACCCAGTGTTGTGGCAGGTTTGGCTAATTGCCCAGTCATTGCTGTGCCAACAAGTATCGGTTATGGTACAAGTTTTGGAGGTTTATCAGCATTGTTAACTATGCTTAATTCTTGTGCCACTGGTATAGGTGTGGTTAACATCGATAATGGTTTTGGAGCGGCCATGTTAGCAGGACAAATTTTGAGATTAGCCAATAGATTTTCGGAAAAAAAGGAGTAA
- a CDS encoding glycosyltransferase family 9 protein, with protein MRVLVLIPGGISDQILFFPTLQTLKNKYPQATIDVIVEPRSKNSYRICKHVQEVLVFDFQDRNGLADYLNLLGMIRDREYELVITLEQNWIVNFLLWLDGIPTRVGYQSSNSWFLNCTIPKNTDQYIPFMYHDLLKALKIDDPCPDLSVNVPREDIEWAESEQKRLKIKDTGYIIIHGGASILTAYQGINKIYPVPKWQRVIEDIRMKQPDIPIVLLCGPDDLEWTTEIVSLCPYVKVVSPPDIGKLAAIIAGANLMLCTDSAPMQLAIAVGVYTIALFGPTKTTKLLPPKCDRVFGIQSLSSQIADIPTDKILEQIWKQ; from the coding sequence ATGCGTGTTTTAGTTTTGATTCCGGGTGGCATTAGCGATCAAATTCTCTTTTTCCCAACTCTACAAACCTTAAAAAATAAATATCCTCAAGCAACTATTGATGTAATTGTTGAGCCAAGAAGTAAGAATAGCTATCGCATTTGTAAGCACGTGCAAGAAGTGTTAGTATTTGATTTTCAAGATCGTAATGGATTAGCTGATTACCTTAATCTCTTGGGTATGATTAGAGATAGAGAGTATGAGTTAGTGATTACTCTTGAACAGAATTGGATTGTTAATTTCTTACTTTGGCTAGATGGTATTCCTACTCGGGTGGGTTATCAAAGCTCTAATTCTTGGTTTCTCAATTGTACTATTCCCAAAAATACCGATCAATATATCCCTTTTATGTATCATGATTTACTCAAAGCCTTGAAAATAGACGATCCTTGTCCTGATTTAAGTGTTAATGTACCGAGGGAGGATATTGAATGGGCTGAGTCAGAACAAAAAAGATTGAAAATTAAAGATACTGGGTATATTATCATTCATGGTGGTGCTAGTATTTTAACTGCTTATCAGGGTATTAATAAAATTTATCCTGTTCCAAAATGGCAAAGGGTGATTGAGGACATACGAATGAAGCAACCTGATATTCCTATTGTCTTATTGTGTGGACCTGATGATTTAGAATGGACAACGGAAATAGTTTCTTTATGTCCTTATGTGAAAGTGGTTAGTCCTCCTGATATTGGTAAATTAGCGGCAATAATTGCTGGAGCAAATTTAATGCTTTGTACTGATAGCGCACCCATGCAATTGGCCATCGCAGTAGGAGTCTATACTATTGCTTTATTTGGACCGACTAAGACAACTAAATTATTACCACCAAAATGCGATCGAGTTTTTGGTATTCAGTCTTTAAGTTCCCAAATTGCCGATATTCCTACTGATAAAATCCTAGAACAAATCTGGAAACAATAA
- a CDS encoding protein kinase domain-containing protein, with product MKIIVDEQNTVYELDQKLGEGGQGRVYSIKGGRKAIKLIPDKSTVRRDRLRRQLSQVRMLFDIQQLPIAMPLEMLQPPHVGYVMELLTGMIPISKLTYLPQKIECPVTWYLQGGGLRRRLILLAKSAEALSQLHGRGLVYADPSPNNIFVSSDLDANEIRFIDADNLCYESNVSSSFYTPGYGAPELVKGKSGVNTLTDAHAFAVIAFQILTTLHPLTDGDLVSYGEPELEEKALQGEIPWIDNPNDNSNYTDKGFPRDITLSPRLQTLANKCFGEGLLNPQKRPGLNQWAEYLYNAADFTITCPSCHSTYYANQKDCSWCEYPRPDLVIVEIYRWHPDEKPEKKGKLLQVMALQRDSSVILTNRIINGRLGIDAHQPNLEIEFTDHYLRVHKCNNQTFLLTSQNQENNKIEREISEDRWLKFPVEAGKYGDWLLHFGSLSCPHRYASFRLIKGGD from the coding sequence ATGAAAATAATAGTTGATGAACAAAATACGGTTTATGAATTGGATCAAAAATTAGGAGAAGGGGGGCAAGGTAGAGTTTACAGTATCAAAGGAGGAAGAAAAGCAATTAAGTTAATTCCAGATAAATCAACCGTTAGGCGCGATCGTCTTCGTCGTCAACTCAGTCAAGTAAGAATGTTATTTGACATCCAACAATTACCCATTGCCATGCCCTTAGAAATGTTACAACCGCCCCATGTAGGTTATGTAATGGAACTATTAACAGGAATGATACCCATTAGTAAATTAACTTACCTACCCCAAAAAATTGAATGTCCAGTTACATGGTATTTGCAGGGGGGAGGTTTACGGCGAAGATTAATTTTATTGGCAAAATCCGCCGAAGCCCTATCTCAATTACATGGTAGAGGATTAGTCTATGCCGATCCTTCACCGAATAATATTTTTGTATCCTCAGACTTAGATGCGAATGAAATTAGATTTATTGATGCTGATAATCTTTGCTATGAAAGTAATGTTTCATCCTCATTTTATACCCCCGGTTATGGAGCTCCCGAATTAGTCAAAGGCAAATCAGGAGTTAATACTCTCACAGATGCCCACGCTTTTGCCGTGATAGCTTTTCAAATTTTAACAACACTGCACCCTTTAACTGATGGTGATTTAGTTAGTTATGGTGAACCAGAATTGGAAGAAAAAGCCTTACAAGGAGAAATCCCTTGGATAGATAATCCTAATGACAACAGTAATTACACAGACAAAGGATTTCCTAGAGATATAACTCTTTCTCCTCGATTGCAAACATTAGCCAATAAATGCTTTGGTGAAGGACTTTTAAACCCTCAAAAACGCCCGGGGTTGAATCAATGGGCTGAATATTTATACAATGCCGCCGATTTTACCATTACCTGTCCTAGCTGTCACAGTACCTACTATGCAAATCAAAAAGATTGTTCTTGGTGTGAATATCCTCGCCCAGATTTAGTAATTGTTGAAATTTATCGTTGGCATCCTGATGAAAAACCAGAAAAAAAGGGTAAATTATTACAAGTTATGGCTTTACAAAGAGATAGCTCTGTAATTTTAACTAACAGAATTATTAACGGAAGATTGGGAATAGATGCCCATCAACCTAATTTAGAAATAGAATTTACTGATCATTATTTGCGAGTTCATAAGTGTAATAATCAAACTTTTTTATTGACTTCTCAAAATCAAGAAAATAATAAAATTGAGAGAGAAATTTCTGAAGATAGATGGTTAAAATTTCCTGTGGAAGCTGGAAAATATGGTGATTGGCTTTTACATTTTGGTTCTTTAAGTTGTCCTCATCGATACGCTTCTTTTCGCTTAATTAAAGGAGGTGATTAA
- a CDS encoding VWA domain-containing protein, whose amino-acid sequence MNIESIVTNRDYTLIIDKSGSLNSDDGKGKTRWEIAQESTIALAKKCDELDSDGITVYLFSGRFRRYDNVNSDKIREIYAQNEPMGSSDLKSVLQDALDNYFQRKAEGKAKENGETILVITDGIPDEPKEIIRLIINASQKIDRDEELGISFIQIGQDVKAKEYFKALDDLLQEAGAKFDIVDTITMDDLDNMSLTDVLLNAVID is encoded by the coding sequence ATGAATATTGAATCAATTGTTACTAATCGAGACTATACTTTAATTATTGATAAAAGTGGTAGTTTAAACAGTGATGATGGCAAAGGAAAAACTAGATGGGAAATTGCCCAAGAGTCCACCATTGCGTTAGCCAAAAAATGCGATGAATTAGATAGTGATGGTATTACTGTTTATTTATTTTCAGGGCGTTTTAGACGTTATGATAATGTTAATTCTGACAAGATTAGGGAAATCTACGCTCAAAACGAGCCTATGGGCAGTTCAGATTTAAAGAGTGTTTTACAAGATGCTTTGGATAATTATTTCCAACGTAAGGCAGAAGGCAAAGCAAAGGAAAATGGCGAAACTATTTTAGTTATCACTGACGGCATTCCCGATGAACCAAAAGAGATAATTCGTTTAATTATTAATGCTAGTCAAAAAATCGATCGAGATGAAGAATTAGGAATTTCTTTTATCCAAATTGGGCAAGATGTCAAAGCTAAAGAGTATTTCAAAGCCCTTGACGATTTATTGCAAGAAGCGGGGGCGAAATTTGATATTGTTGATACCATCACAATGGATGATTTGGACAATATGAGTTTGACTGATGTTTTACTCAATGCAGTTATCGACTAA
- a CDS encoding DUF488 domain-containing protein: MKIFTIGHSNHSIEKFIDLLKQHQISAIADVRSTPYSRYNQQYNQEKLKHELRRNNISYSFLGKELGARSDNPNCYEENKVVYDKIAQTEEFLKGLKRLKKGLKQYKIALMCAEKDPINCHRAILISRYLKKNKIDIWHILPNGQLESQTELEQRLIAFFELNLSQQLNLFEQNINFTKSEEELIEEAYTLQGEKIAYLQE; this comes from the coding sequence ATGAAAATATTTACTATTGGACATAGCAATCATAGTATAGAAAAATTTATTGACCTGTTAAAACAACATCAAATAAGTGCGATCGCAGATGTTCGTTCTACACCTTATTCTCGATATAATCAACAGTATAATCAAGAAAAATTAAAACATGAACTCAGAAGAAATAATATTAGCTATAGCTTTCTTGGAAAAGAATTAGGTGCAAGAAGTGATAACCCAAATTGTTATGAAGAAAATAAAGTAGTATATGACAAAATAGCCCAAACAGAAGAATTTTTAAAAGGTTTAAAAAGATTAAAAAAAGGCTTAAAACAATATAAAATTGCCTTAATGTGTGCAGAAAAAGATCCTATTAATTGTCATCGAGCCATATTAATTTCTCGGTATTTAAAAAAAAATAAAATAGATATATGGCATATTTTACCCAATGGTCAACTAGAATCTCAAACAGAACTAGAACAAAGATTAATTGCCTTTTTTGAATTGAACTTATCACAACAATTAAACTTATTTGAACAAAATATAAATTTTACAAAATCGGAAGAAGAGTTAATAGAAGAAGCATATACTCTTCAAGGGGAAAAAATAGCTTATTTACAGGAATAA
- a CDS encoding DEAD/DEAH box helicase, which translates to MKVSEVQAGRKLSLEIKQVHDNLFLPEKSFNIEQEISILQSQLTGEIFITNQQDSWVIEGVNQDNQNKLLDLIDRSLPRLCWVMALQPNLQTPDTIFLQVHEFPNKLYLPNEKIEIGIDERIVDDIRDRHLRKSEPIDKIIEWLNKKILLPHPKNNQLKRALLQAGNKIKNSLESSFQLWGNGIVINIKKTADNKFLINRVERARQPKDINEQRPMIILEADIYFCDASIAGSLRGNIQTELDDIVKKSDSYLALWQEYNNIERKIIWDNAREFGWLKYVKQIALKNGNYRFKLENTVNRKKELKAKFKLLRENPTLSLEVNKKPPNFSHDKDDNNEQDSGLLKREFSQDGKSFLGEVVEIDSQKLEIEIKPSNADDEEITPPHQGYIFISLLGDRIRLQRRTLAESAIRMAQNPMPQLALLLENHAVSFRRTRNIKPITKEVKKLFNGLSPTPRQEEAINIALNTPDIALIQGPPGTGKTKVITAIEARLAEEAEDANRSVNHRILLTSYQHDAVENAAERTTLFQLPAVRIGGKKGKNSELDNVDRWRRERIQRVRASLAHLPKLTGQETLRKVKQLTAMYQLTPGNQEDTVKLLKDIYELTICCISPDLSDQLLRLSQELKQNRSHLNQEDSEKRELALKAVQGIRVTWATFSDDGDENALKALARLKPLDILSKEEEDLLKQAGVWVEESEPPFLGELADLQQKLLERLIPKETQPVTTPVANPKILDLFKQVRLSLDNYVKQSPDGIEGVLTEYLNDLETDPEEVARTIRKYTVVLAATCQQSVGKKMIEATENKDHVFESVIIDEAARANPLDLFIPMAKAERRIILVGDHRQLPHILEDDVEKELTKSTFDTQDALKKSLFERLFNQLQELERKDGIKRTVTLDTQYRMHPILGDFVSENFYECHGESHINSGRCANDFIHNLPGYENSVTAWLNVPFSAGGEIQGQSKSRPVEARAIAFELKRLIEHDQKLTFGIIAFYSAQVTEIWKALEEVGIAEKSEEGFFQVAKQWQETTNYENKIVERLRVGTVDAFQGKEFDVVFLSLTRSNNINPIDERMYRRKYGFLMLENRLCVAMSRQQRLLIAVGDGDMVNHKSARVAIPQLVNFYQLCQSQQGKIYQCYEKP; encoded by the coding sequence ATGAAAGTTAGTGAAGTTCAAGCAGGAAGAAAGTTAAGTTTAGAAATTAAACAAGTTCATGATAATCTTTTTTTACCTGAAAAATCTTTCAATATTGAGCAAGAAATAAGTATTTTACAATCTCAATTAACTGGAGAAATTTTTATAACTAATCAACAAGATTCTTGGGTAATTGAAGGGGTAAATCAGGATAATCAAAATAAATTATTAGACTTAATAGATAGAAGTTTACCTCGTTTATGTTGGGTAATGGCTTTACAACCTAATCTACAAACTCCTGATACTATTTTTTTACAAGTTCATGAATTCCCTAATAAGTTGTATTTACCTAATGAAAAAATAGAAATTGGTATTGATGAAAGAATTGTTGATGATATTCGCGATCGACATCTGAGAAAATCAGAACCCATTGATAAAATTATTGAATGGTTGAACAAAAAAATATTATTACCTCATCCTAAAAATAATCAACTTAAAAGAGCATTATTACAAGCAGGAAATAAAATTAAAAACAGTTTAGAAAGTAGTTTTCAATTATGGGGTAATGGCATCGTTATTAATATCAAAAAAACTGCCGATAATAAGTTTTTAATTAACAGAGTAGAAAGGGCAAGACAACCTAAAGATATTAATGAGCAACGCCCGATGATTATTTTAGAAGCTGATATTTATTTTTGTGATGCTTCGATCGCAGGTAGTTTAAGGGGTAATATACAAACAGAATTAGATGATATTGTCAAAAAATCTGATAGCTACCTCGCTTTATGGCAGGAATATAATAATATAGAACGAAAAATTATTTGGGATAATGCGAGAGAATTTGGTTGGTTAAAATATGTAAAACAAATTGCTTTAAAAAATGGCAATTACCGTTTTAAATTAGAAAATACAGTAAACAGAAAAAAGGAATTAAAAGCAAAATTTAAGCTATTAAGGGAAAATCCAACTTTATCTTTGGAAGTTAATAAAAAACCGCCTAATTTTAGCCATGATAAAGATGATAATAATGAACAAGATTCAGGGCTTTTAAAAAGAGAATTTTCTCAAGATGGTAAAAGTTTTTTAGGGGAAGTTGTAGAAATTGATTCGCAAAAATTAGAGATTGAAATTAAACCATCTAATGCGGATGATGAAGAAATAACCCCCCCACATCAAGGATATATTTTTATTTCCCTGTTGGGCGATCGCATCAGACTACAGAGAAGAACATTAGCAGAATCTGCCATTAGAATGGCTCAAAATCCCATGCCCCAATTAGCTTTACTGTTAGAAAACCATGCAGTTAGCTTCAGACGTACCAGAAACATAAAACCTATTACCAAAGAAGTCAAAAAATTATTTAATGGTTTATCACCGACACCGCGCCAAGAAGAAGCCATCAATATAGCCTTGAATACCCCCGATATTGCTTTGATACAAGGACCCCCCGGCACGGGTAAAACCAAGGTAATTACTGCCATTGAGGCTAGATTAGCAGAAGAAGCAGAAGACGCTAATCGCTCGGTTAATCATCGTATTTTATTAACCAGTTATCAACATGATGCGGTAGAAAATGCCGCCGAGAGAACAACTTTGTTTCAACTTCCTGCGGTGAGAATTGGAGGCAAAAAAGGCAAAAATTCAGAATTGGATAATGTTGATCGATGGCGTAGGGAAAGAATCCAAAGAGTTAGGGCTAGTTTAGCTCATTTACCCAAATTAACGGGACAAGAAACCTTAAGGAAAGTAAAACAATTAACGGCTATGTATCAGTTAACCCCCGGTAATCAAGAAGACACCGTTAAATTACTAAAAGATATTTACGAGTTAACCATCTGTTGTATTTCCCCTGATTTATCGGATCAACTTTTACGATTAAGTCAAGAATTAAAACAAAATCGATCGCACCTAAATCAAGAAGACTCAGAAAAAAGAGAATTAGCACTCAAAGCGGTGCAAGGAATTAGAGTTACTTGGGCTACTTTTTCTGATGACGGTGATGAAAATGCTCTCAAAGCTCTAGCTAGACTAAAACCATTAGATATTTTAAGTAAAGAAGAAGAAGACTTATTAAAACAAGCAGGGGTTTGGGTAGAAGAATCAGAACCTCCTTTTTTAGGAGAATTGGCGGATTTACAGCAAAAACTATTAGAAAGATTAATTCCCAAAGAAACTCAACCCGTGACAACTCCCGTAGCAAATCCCAAAATTCTTGATTTGTTCAAACAAGTTCGTTTATCCCTCGATAATTATGTTAAACAATCCCCCGATGGCATTGAAGGAGTATTGACAGAATATTTGAACGATTTAGAAACAGATCCCGAAGAAGTAGCTCGTACTATTCGCAAATATACGGTAGTTTTAGCGGCAACCTGTCAGCAATCGGTGGGCAAAAAAATGATTGAGGCAACAGAAAATAAAGATCATGTATTTGAGAGTGTGATTATTGATGAGGCGGCGAGGGCGAATCCCTTAGATTTATTTATTCCTATGGCTAAGGCTGAAAGGCGAATTATTTTAGTGGGAGATCATCGTCAATTACCCCATATTTTAGAGGATGATGTGGAAAAGGAGTTAACTAAATCAACCTTCGATACTCAAGATGCCCTCAAAAAAAGTTTATTTGAACGGCTTTTTAATCAATTACAGGAGTTGGAAAGAAAAGACGGCATCAAAAGAACTGTCACCCTTGATACTCAGTATCGAATGCACCCCATTTTAGGGGATTTTGTCAGTGAAAATTTTTATGAATGTCATGGGGAATCTCATATTAATTCGGGAAGATGTGCCAATGATTTTATTCACAATTTACCGGGTTATGAAAATAGCGTTACTGCTTGGCTTAATGTTCCTTTTTCTGCGGGGGGTGAAATACAAGGGCAAAGTAAATCTCGCCCAGTGGAAGCAAGGGCGATCGCATTTGAACTAAAAAGATTGATTGAACATGATCAAAAACTAACTTTCGGCATTATTGCTTTTTATTCTGCTCAAGTGACGGAAATTTGGAAAGCCTTAGAAGAAGTGGGCATTGCGGAAAAATCAGAGGAGGGATTTTTTCAAGTGGCGAAACAATGGCAAGAAACTACTAACTATGAAAATAAGATTGTGGAAAGGTTGAGAGTCGGTACTGTGGATGCTTTTCAAGGGAAAGAGTTTGATGTAGTTTTTCTTTCTTTAACTAGAAGTAACAATATTAACCCTATCGATGAAAGAATGTATCGCCGAAAATACGGCTTTTTGATGTTGGAAAATCGTCTTTGTGTGGCAATGAGTCGGCAACAAAGATTATTAATCGCTGTGGGTGATGGGGATATGGTAAATCATAAATCTGCTCGTGTTGCTATTCCTCAACTGGTTAATTTTTATCAACTTTGTCAGAGTCAACAGGGAAAAATTTATCAATGTTATGAAAAGCCTTAA
- a CDS encoding dual OB domain-containing protein: MTKVEIICLANSKKHGGRCIAGIRTDEKGWIRPIGRNDDHGALFPEDYILIDGSEPRKLSVIEIGISTPKPKPYQPENWLIETIPWRLVSNSLNQSHLRLIKNAFFQGDNLFGTTSDRIPYIQLEQYPAKSSLEIIQPVGVKWVIKNNYSGNRQIRAIFYLHNVEYDLVVTDLDWLKKLAQFDLGYYTSEDIGLPQQVKFLFTISLGVPYNGDCYKLVAAVIPYFPQ; this comes from the coding sequence ATGACAAAAGTGGAAATTATTTGTTTGGCTAATTCTAAAAAACATGGTGGGCGTTGTATTGCGGGTATTCGCACCGATGAAAAAGGATGGATTCGCCCCATTGGCAGAAATGATGATCACGGTGCACTTTTCCCCGAAGATTATATTCTGATTGATGGTAGTGAACCCAGAAAATTATCTGTTATAGAAATCGGTATTTCAACCCCAAAACCAAAACCATATCAGCCTGAAAACTGGCTAATTGAAACAATCCCATGGCGATTAGTCTCTAATTCTCTCAATCAGTCTCATCTGCGATTAATCAAAAATGCTTTTTTTCAAGGTGATAATTTATTTGGTACAACATCAGATCGTATCCCCTATATCCAATTAGAACAATATCCAGCTAAAAGTTCTTTGGAAATTATTCAACCAGTGGGAGTTAAATGGGTGATAAAAAATAACTATTCTGGTAATCGGCAAATCAGAGCTATATTTTATTTACATAATGTTGAATATGATTTAGTGGTAACAGACCTCGATTGGCTCAAAAAATTAGCACAATTCGATTTAGGTTACTATACTTCCGAAGATATTGGATTACCTCAACAAGTCAAATTTTTATTTACAATAAGTTTAGGAGTCCCTTATAACGGTGACTGTTATAAACTTGTAGCGGCAGTTATACCTTATTTTCCTCAATAA
- a CDS encoding DUF488 domain-containing protein has translation MDLFTIGFTQTSAEEFFESLKKNHIKTLIDVRLNNSSQLAGYAKKNDLKYFLKALCDIHYVHILDLAPTKEMLDQFKKQKNMSWIEYEQSYLNLIDNRKIEKKLSPELFENGCLLCSEKKPHHCHRRVLAEYLNEKWGDIRIKHL, from the coding sequence ATGGATTTATTTACTATTGGTTTCACGCAAACATCAGCAGAGGAATTTTTTGAATCATTAAAAAAAAATCACATTAAAACACTAATAGATGTGAGATTAAATAATTCTTCTCAACTTGCAGGTTATGCAAAAAAAAACGATCTAAAATATTTTTTAAAAGCATTATGTGATATTCATTATGTACATATTTTAGATTTAGCACCAACGAAAGAAATGTTAGACCAATTTAAGAAGCAGAAAAATATGTCGTGGATAGAATATGAGCAATCTTATTTAAACTTAATCGATAACCGAAAAATTGAGAAAAAATTATCCCCAGAATTATTTGAAAATGGATGTTTGTTATGTAGTGAGAAAAAACCTCATCATTGTCATAGAAGGGTATTAGCAGAGTATCTTAACGAAAAATGGGGTGATATAAGAATTAAGCATCTGTGA